The Maritimibacter sp. DP1N21-5 DNA window ACGACCGAGGTGCAGACCACCTGGCTCGTGAACAAGGAAGCGGTGGAAGGCGTCGACTACGACCTCAAACGGCTCACCGAAGTCTGGGAGCACACCAACGACGAGGACCGCGAAGTGGTCGAGAACAATCAGCGCGGCATCCTGTCGCCCGCCTATGAGCCCGGCCCCTATTCGCCGACCCATGAGAGCGGGAACCTGCAGTTCGTGGATTGGTATGCCAAGACGATGATCCGCGCGATCACCGGTCCTGTCGCCTCCGCTTCGACCATCGCGGCGGAATAAGCGGATGGCTGGCCAACCCGCCCTCACCGTCTCGGCCGACGCAGGCATCTGGAAAGACGACGAAATCCTCGAATGCTGCGCCGTGGTGCCCGAGGCCCCGAATGTCGCGACCTTCAGCTTTGTCTCGCCCTCGGGCGACGTGTTCCGCTATCTTCCCGGCCAGTTCGTGACGCTGGAACTGCCGGTGCCCGGCGGCACCGTGTGGCGCACCTATACGATCTCGTCCTCGCCCTCGCGCCCGCTCACGCTCGCCGTCACGGTCAAGGCGCAGGAGGGCTCAGTCGGCGGACGCTGGATGCTCGACCACCTGCGCCCCGGCATGAAGATCAAGGCGACCGGTCCGGCGGGCATCTTCACAATCCAGCCGCGCGAGCAGAAGAAATACCTGTTCATCTCGGCAGGCTCCGGCATCACGCCCACCCTGTCGATGACCACCTATCTCTACGACCGGGGTGCGGGCACGGACATCGTGTTCCTGCACTGCGCCAAACGTCCGAGCGACATCATCTGCCGCCAGCGGCTTGAAATGATGGCCGCGCGGGTGCCGGAACTGAAGCTCTATTTTCTCGTGGAGGAAGACGACCCCTATCTGGTCTGGACGGGTCTGCGCGGGCGGCTCAATCAGCTCATGATCGGCCTCATCGCGGGCGACTACATGGAGCGCGAGGTCTACTGCTGCGGCCCCGAGCCCTTTATGAACGCAGTGCGCGAAATGCTCATCGGTCTTGGCTACGACATGGACCGCTATTCGCAGGAAACCTTTGTCGCGCCGGTGAAGACCGAGGAACAGCTTCCCGAGAACGACGACGTCGTGCTTGACGACGCCGCCGAGGCGAGCGTGACCTTCGCGACCTCCGAGATCACGGCGACCTGCTCGGAAACCGACACGCTTCTGGCCGTCGCCAGAGCCAACGGAATCGTCATCCCCTCCGGCTGCACCTTCGGCGTCTGCGGCACCTGCAAGACCCGCAAGCTCTCGGGCGAGGTCCACATGGTCCACAACGGCGGGATTTCCGACGACGACATCGAAGCGGGCTATGTGCTGGCCTGCTGCTCGCACCCCATCGGGGCGGTCGAACTCGAGGCCTGACGCACCCTTCGAATTGAAAACGACCGCGCCTGCAAGAGCGCGGTCGTTTTTTGCTGTCCGGTCGGGCTACGCCCTCACCCGCACTTCGAATGACCGCAGGAGGCGCAGGTCATGCAGCCTTCGATCATGCGCATGTCGTATTGGCCACAAGAGGGACAGGCCTTGCCCCTGTTCTGGCCGATGGACACGACCTGTGCCGCCGTCGGGTCGGATTTGAGCCCCATCCCTTCGCCCGCGAGGAACCCCGTGGCGACCATGTGTTTCTCGATCACGCCGCCGATGGCCGCGAGGATGGAGGGAATGTATTTGCCCTGCATCCAGGCACCGCCGCGCGGGTCGAAGACCGCTTTCAACTCCTCGACCACGAAGGACACGTCTCCGCCGCGCCGGAACACCGCTGAAATCATCCGCGTCAGTGCCACGGTCCAGGCGAAGTGCTCCATGTTCTTCGAATTGATGAAAACCTCGAACGGTCGGCGATGCCCGGCCACCAGCAGGTCGTTGATCGTGATGTAGATCGCATGCTCACTATCGGGCCACTTGAGCTTGTAGGTCGCCCCTTCGAGCTCTTGCGGACGGTCGAGCGGTTCGGAGATATAGACGACGTCGCCCGACTGATCCTGTTCTGGAACATCCTCGGACTTTTCGCTTACCGACAGCACCGATCCGGTGACCTCGTTCGGGCGGTACGTGGTGCAGCCCTTGCACCCGGTTTCCCAGGCCTGCAGGTAGACGTCCTTGAACTCGTCGAAGGAAATATCCTCCGGGCAGTTGATCGTCTTGGAAATCGAGCTGTCGACCCATTTCTGCGCCGCCGCCTGCATCTTGACGTGATCTTTGGGCGCGAGCGTCTGGGCGTTCACGAAGTACTCGGGCAGCTCGCGGTCTCCGAACTTGTCGCGCCACATCTGGACGGCGTAGTCCACCACCTCTTCCTCGGTGCGCGAGCCATCCTTTTGCAGGACCTTGCGCGTGTAGGCATAGGCGAAGACCGGCTCGATCCCCGAC harbors:
- a CDS encoding hybrid-cluster NAD(P)-dependent oxidoreductase; protein product: MAGQPALTVSADAGIWKDDEILECCAVVPEAPNVATFSFVSPSGDVFRYLPGQFVTLELPVPGGTVWRTYTISSSPSRPLTLAVTVKAQEGSVGGRWMLDHLRPGMKIKATGPAGIFTIQPREQKKYLFISAGSGITPTLSMTTYLYDRGAGTDIVFLHCAKRPSDIICRQRLEMMAARVPELKLYFLVEEDDPYLVWTGLRGRLNQLMIGLIAGDYMEREVYCCGPEPFMNAVREMLIGLGYDMDRYSQETFVAPVKTEEQLPENDDVVLDDAAEASVTFATSEITATCSETDTLLAVARANGIVIPSGCTFGVCGTCKTRKLSGEVHMVHNGGISDDDIEAGYVLACCSHPIGAVELEA